From one Gemmatimonadaceae bacterium genomic stretch:
- a CDS encoding PadR family transcriptional regulator has translation MSLRYAVLGFLSISPYSGYDLKRFFNASVRHFWSADQAAIYRTLAELEGEELVVYERVEQQTRPDRKVYHITPAGVRALDAWLTQPAPSQVRREPLLLKLFFASRVQGDDLAALLGAELAATDAELASFRAILASIEQDTAAVERDAGTAEAIAAHARLLVGPLITLSNGVRLGVAYRDWLRSLLAAQAGGTLTASALLADLHGQLDGA, from the coding sequence ATGTCCCTGCGGTACGCCGTACTCGGTTTCCTCTCCATCAGTCCGTACAGCGGCTACGACCTGAAGCGGTTCTTCAACGCCTCGGTCCGCCATTTCTGGTCCGCTGACCAGGCCGCCATCTACCGGACGCTTGCCGAACTCGAGGGCGAGGAGCTCGTGGTCTACGAGCGGGTCGAACAGCAGACTCGGCCGGACCGGAAGGTCTATCACATCACGCCGGCGGGGGTGCGCGCGCTCGACGCATGGCTCACGCAGCCGGCGCCTTCGCAGGTGCGCCGTGAGCCGCTGCTCCTCAAGCTGTTCTTCGCCAGCCGCGTGCAGGGCGATGACCTCGCCGCGCTGCTTGGCGCCGAGCTGGCCGCCACCGACGCCGAGCTGGCGAGCTTCCGTGCCATCCTCGCGTCGATCGAGCAGGACACGGCCGCGGTCGAGCGGGATGCGGGCACCGCCGAGGCCATCGCCGCGCACGCCCGACTGCTCGTGGGGCCGCTCATCACGCTCTCGAACGGCGTACGGCTCGGTGTGGCGTATCGCGACTGGCTCCGCAGCCTGCTGGCAGCGCAGGCCGGCGGCACGCTGACCGCGTCAGCGCTGCTGGCCGACCTGCACGGGCAGCTCGACGGGGCGTAG
- a CDS encoding CocE/NonD family hydrolase codes for MNSLSGILAGRARRVLLGVCAVAAVAGCRAVPATVTRPVIPGADDVGIAADVVLPPQVPPNGVPVILIQARYWRSFQLRGGGRSNRVPMGPRDATVERLVAAGFGVVVTDVRGTGASTGTWAWPWSAGEVRDMGPVIDWIVAQPWSNGAVGATGASYEGTTALLAATTGRPALRAVLAREIEWNLVDEIIAPGAVRNIGFVDAWSRSVDALDHGRVPELFPRLARFGIRGVSPTSDDPKGAALHARMSARPATAVARRAAAVRSGDDRFGADAPPTDSLGPAGHTSELATTRAVVGIWGSWWDGATADAVFRAQAAMPVAEAVIGPWAHEGETNASPLRRNDSERATVDVEAVVAFFRRHLLPADTTASSPRLSWYVAGAERWHSGDRWPDTRSDTLHLVRERLTAASAVTAGAASPRTLVVDWAASTGRNSRWTTGLARPVDAPERADARGLLSWHSAPLEAPLSVFGAAEFTCPVALDVPEAALHVYLESVDPARRVRLLTEGVQRIRGGVARVRIRPTAFALPAGWSLRLSVAGADAGAFERVPAAGSQRLQFGIEGCQVQLPVVR; via the coding sequence ATGAATTCACTCTCCGGAATCCTGGCTGGCCGCGCCCGTCGCGTGCTGCTGGGCGTGTGCGCGGTGGCTGCGGTCGCCGGGTGTCGCGCGGTGCCGGCCACGGTGACGCGGCCCGTCATCCCGGGGGCGGATGATGTCGGGATCGCGGCCGACGTGGTGCTGCCGCCGCAGGTGCCGCCGAATGGCGTGCCGGTGATCCTGATCCAGGCCCGGTACTGGCGCAGCTTCCAGCTGCGCGGTGGCGGGCGGTCGAACCGCGTGCCGATGGGCCCGCGCGATGCCACCGTGGAGCGGCTGGTGGCGGCAGGCTTCGGCGTGGTGGTGACCGACGTGCGCGGCACCGGCGCATCCACCGGCACGTGGGCATGGCCGTGGTCGGCCGGTGAGGTGCGCGACATGGGTCCGGTCATCGACTGGATCGTGGCGCAGCCCTGGTCGAACGGCGCGGTGGGTGCGACGGGTGCGTCGTACGAGGGCACGACGGCGCTGCTCGCCGCCACGACCGGTCGCCCCGCGCTGCGCGCCGTGCTGGCGCGCGAGATCGAGTGGAACCTGGTGGACGAGATCATCGCACCCGGTGCGGTGCGCAACATCGGCTTCGTGGATGCGTGGAGCCGGTCTGTCGATGCGCTGGATCATGGCAGGGTGCCGGAGCTGTTCCCACGCCTGGCGCGATTCGGGATCCGGGGCGTGTCGCCCACGTCGGACGACCCCAAGGGGGCTGCCCTGCACGCCCGCATGTCGGCGCGTCCGGCCACGGCGGTGGCCCGTCGCGCAGCCGCGGTCCGCAGCGGTGACGATCGTTTCGGCGCCGACGCCCCGCCCACCGACTCGCTGGGTCCCGCCGGTCACACGTCCGAGCTGGCGACGACGCGGGCGGTGGTCGGGATCTGGGGGAGCTGGTGGGATGGCGCGACGGCCGATGCCGTGTTCCGCGCGCAGGCCGCGATGCCGGTGGCGGAGGCGGTGATCGGGCCGTGGGCCCATGAAGGGGAGACGAACGCGAGCCCGCTGCGCCGCAACGACAGCGAGCGTGCGACGGTCGACGTCGAGGCGGTGGTCGCCTTCTTCCGCCGGCACCTGCTGCCGGCCGACACGACGGCCTCGTCACCACGGCTGTCGTGGTACGTGGCCGGCGCGGAGCGCTGGCACTCCGGCGACCGATGGCCGGACACGCGGTCCGACACATTGCACCTGGTGCGCGAGCGGCTCACCGCCGCATCGGCGGTGACCGCAGGCGCCGCGTCGCCTCGCACGCTGGTGGTGGACTGGGCGGCCTCCACCGGCCGCAACTCGCGCTGGACGACCGGACTGGCGCGCCCCGTGGACGCGCCGGAGCGCGCCGATGCCCGCGGCCTGCTCTCGTGGCACAGCGCGCCGCTCGAGGCACCGCTCTCGGTGTTCGGCGCCGCGGAGTTCACCTGCCCCGTCGCGCTCGACGTACCCGAGGCGGCGCTGCACGTCTATCTCGAGTCGGTGGATCCGGCGCGGCGCGTACGGCTGCTGACCGAGGGGGTGCAGCGGATCCGTGGGGGCGTGGCGCGTGTGCGGATCCGTCCGACGGCGTTCGCGCTGCCGGCAGGGTGGTCGCTGCGGCTGTCGGTGGCCGGCGCCGACGCCGGGGCATTCGAGCGGGTGCCCGCCGCCGGATCGCAGCGGCTGCAGTTCGGCATCGAGGGGTGCCAGGTGCAGCTGCCGGTGGTGCGGTGA
- a CDS encoding NIPSNAP family protein — protein sequence MSDRRTFVKSAAIAAAAAALPAAAAQASAPVDARDAREYYELRAYRLRPGTPQTRLDGYLRSALIPALNRRGIRNVGVFTQPDAPDGPAVWVLMAHRSMESIGAVTAAINTDPAVIAAGADYLGAPTKENPAFDRIDSWVFLAFAGMPRLAVPRLTEGNQPRVFELRIYESFSELKALKKVAMFNAGEIELMQSLQQSPVFYGQALAGRDLPQLTYMLCTPDRAAAAAAWKAFGEHPAWKALVADHQYDDTVSKITSRFLVPTAYSQL from the coding sequence ATGTCCGATCGTCGCACCTTCGTGAAGTCCGCCGCGATCGCCGCTGCGGCGGCGGCCCTGCCAGCTGCCGCCGCGCAGGCCTCTGCGCCAGTCGATGCGCGCGATGCACGCGAGTACTACGAGCTGCGCGCCTATCGCCTGCGGCCGGGCACACCGCAGACGCGGCTCGACGGCTACCTCCGGTCGGCGCTGATCCCGGCGCTCAATCGGCGCGGAATCCGGAACGTCGGCGTGTTCACGCAGCCCGATGCACCGGACGGTCCGGCGGTCTGGGTGCTGATGGCGCACCGCAGCATGGAGTCGATCGGCGCGGTGACGGCCGCGATCAACACGGACCCGGCGGTGATCGCCGCCGGTGCAGACTACCTGGGCGCGCCCACGAAGGAGAATCCCGCATTCGACCGCATCGACAGCTGGGTGTTCCTCGCCTTCGCCGGCATGCCCCGCCTCGCGGTACCCCGCCTGACGGAGGGCAACCAGCCGCGGGTGTTCGAACTGCGCATCTACGAGAGCTTCTCCGAGCTGAAGGCGCTGAAGAAGGTGGCGATGTTCAACGCCGGCGAGATCGAGCTGATGCAGTCGCTGCAGCAATCGCCGGTGTTCTACGGCCAGGCCCTGGCCGGCCGCGACCTGCCGCAGCTCACGTACATGCTCTGTACCCCCGACCGTGCTGCGGCCGCAGCCGCCTGGAAGGCATTCGGCGAGCACCCGGCCTGGAAGGCGCTGGTGGCCGACCACCAGTACGACGACACGGTCTCGAAGATCACCAGCCGCTTCCTCGTGCCGACGGCGTACTCGCAGCTCTGA
- a CDS encoding sigma-70 family RNA polymerase sigma factor → MTTPALLEAHRTLLTGHCYRMLGSVMDADDAVQETMLRAWRALDRFDGRSKMSTWLHRIATNVCLDAIADREPRVMPMEMGPVGTVDDTLVELPRTHWLEPVPDARAIPADGDPHEVAVQRESIRLAFVAAIQYLPPRQRAALLLTQVLNWSAAEVAECLDMTVPAVNSALQRARATLAMKLPQRARDSQYVPAALTATQEALVQRYFDAFEAYDVAALASLMREDATMCMPPYALWLQGPDSIARWLLGRGAGCRGSRLVRTAANGQPAFAQYRNGGADPWALVVLDLDGDRIAHSTFFLDTAHLFPRFDVPMRLEELAGR, encoded by the coding sequence ATGACGACCCCAGCCCTCCTCGAGGCGCACCGCACACTGCTCACCGGCCACTGCTACCGGATGCTTGGCTCGGTCATGGATGCGGACGACGCGGTGCAGGAGACGATGCTGCGGGCATGGCGTGCGCTCGACCGGTTCGACGGCCGCTCGAAGATGAGCACCTGGCTCCACCGCATCGCGACCAACGTCTGTCTCGACGCCATCGCCGACCGGGAGCCGCGGGTCATGCCGATGGAGATGGGCCCGGTCGGCACCGTCGACGACACCCTCGTGGAGCTGCCACGCACGCACTGGCTGGAGCCGGTGCCCGATGCGCGCGCGATCCCGGCCGATGGGGACCCGCACGAGGTTGCGGTGCAGCGCGAGAGCATCCGGCTCGCCTTCGTGGCGGCGATCCAGTACCTGCCGCCGCGGCAGCGCGCCGCGCTGCTGCTGACGCAGGTGCTGAACTGGTCGGCGGCCGAGGTGGCGGAATGCCTCGACATGACCGTGCCGGCGGTGAACAGCGCGCTGCAGCGCGCTCGCGCCACGCTGGCCATGAAGCTCCCGCAGCGGGCCCGCGACTCGCAGTACGTGCCGGCCGCGCTGACCGCCACGCAGGAGGCACTGGTGCAGCGCTACTTCGACGCGTTCGAGGCGTACGACGTGGCGGCGCTCGCCTCGCTCATGCGCGAGGACGCGACGATGTGCATGCCACCCTACGCGCTCTGGCTGCAGGGGCCCGACAGCATCGCGCGCTGGCTGCTCGGCCGCGGTGCGGGATGCCGCGGCTCACGCCTCGTGCGCACCGCCGCCAACGGCCAGCCGGCGTTCGCGCAGTACCGGAACGGCGGCGCGGACCCATGGGCGCTGGTGGTGCTGGATCTCGACGGCGACCGCATCGCACACAGCACCTTCTTCCTCGACACGGCCCACCTGTTCCCGAGGTTCGACGTGCCGATGCGGCTGGAGGAGCTGGCCGGCCGATGA
- a CDS encoding glyoxalase/bleomycin resistance/extradiol dioxygenase family protein — protein sequence MPVPVVYPITLTPSPVMAARKLFVNIRVSDLEQSKVFFGALGFTFNPQFTDENAACMVVNDDAFFMLLTDPFFRRFTDREPADTTRVSEALYAFSCDSREEVTRLTDAALAAGATTAMPPQDHGFMYSTSFHTPDGHHFEVVWMDPATIQ from the coding sequence ATGCCCGTGCCGGTCGTCTACCCCATCACGCTCACGCCGAGTCCCGTCATGGCAGCCCGCAAGCTCTTCGTCAACATCCGCGTGTCCGACCTCGAGCAGTCGAAGGTGTTCTTCGGCGCACTCGGGTTCACCTTCAACCCGCAGTTCACCGACGAGAACGCGGCCTGCATGGTCGTGAATGACGACGCGTTCTTCATGCTGCTCACCGACCCGTTCTTCCGCCGTTTCACCGACCGCGAACCGGCCGACACGACCCGGGTGAGTGAGGCGCTGTACGCGTTCTCCTGCGACAGCCGCGAGGAGGTCACGCGCCTGACCGACGCCGCCCTCGCCGCAGGCGCCACCACCGCCATGCCGCCGCAGGACCATGGCTTCATGTACAGCACCAGCTTCCACACGCCCGACGGGCATCACTTCGAGGTCGTCTGGATGGATCCTGCGACCATCCAGTAG